The nucleotide sequence AGCGTGGAGGCATGGCCCGCCCCGACGACCACGCCACGCCCGACCCCTCGGTCGCGGCCGCGCGGTACCGGCTCGCGCGGGGCTCCGGCGCAGGCCCTGCGGCCGCCCGAGGCGGCCTGACGGGAGTTGCGGGCGGCGGCGCGACCACCGGCGGCGACGCCGACGAGCGCCCGCGCCCGACCGCCGATCAGCTGCGGTCGATCGCCAAGACGTCGCTCGACCTCGCGATCGAGCGCGGCGAGTTCGATCACCTGCCACTGGCCGGCAAGCCGCTTCCGGGGCTCACGGGCACGCACGATCCCGACTGGTGGATCAAGGCGAAGATCGAGCGCGAGGGGCTGACCGGAGTCGCGCCTCCTGCCCTCTCGCTCCGCACCGAGAACGAGCAGCTCGACGATCTGCTCGACACGATGGCGACCGAGTCGTCCGTGCGCGCGACCGTCGCCGGCTTCAACGACCGCGTCGTCGAGGCGCGACGGCAGCTGACCGGGGGCCCGCCGGTGGTGACGCCGACGCGCGATCCCGACGTCGAGGTCATCAGGTGGCAGGAGCGCCGTGACGCCCGCCGAGCCGAAGCCGCGCGGCAGGCCGCCGCCCTCGTGGCGGCGCAGCCCCGCACGTGGCGGGAGCGCCGCGCCGCCCGTGCCGCCGCTCGGGCGTCCCGCCGCCGTCCGTCGTAGGTTCGCGCGCGCCGCTCCGGCCGCCGCGCGCCCCCTAGGCCGCGCGTGGACGCCGCCGGCGCGCGCGGATGCCGCCGCCCGCGCCTACTGCGGCGCGTGCCCCGTCTCGGGCACGACCTCCTCGGCCGCGCGCTCCTCCCCCGCCTCCTTCGAGTTCGAGGGGCCGGAGCCGAGCTCGGGCGCCAGCGGCTTCCCGCGCCAGTCGCCGCGGGCCACGTAGCTGATCATCACGTTGAGCACGGCGATCGTCGGCACCGCGAACAGCGCCCCCGGGATCCCCGCGACGTACGACCCGCCGGCAACCGCGAACACGACGGCCAGAGGGTGGACCTTGACGGCGTTGCCCATGACCAGCGGCTGCAGCACGTGCGCCTCGAGCAGGTGCACGCCGAGCACGCCGGCGAGCATGATGATCGCCTGGATCGGCCCGACGAACACGAGCGCGATGACGACGGCGAAGACGCCGGACACGATCGCGCCGACCACGGGGATGAAGGAGGCCAGGAAGACGAGCACGCCGATCGGCACCGCCAGCGGCAGCCCGAGGAAGAACGCGACGAGCCCCACGCCGAGGCCGTCGACCGCGGCGACGAAGATCTGCACGCGCACGAAGGTGGTCAGCGTGATCCAGCCGCTCTGGCCGGCTCCGTCGACGGCGCCGCGAGCGCGCTTCGGGAACAGCCGCACGACCCACTTCCACACGCCGTCGCCGTCGATCAGCATGAAGATCGTCGCGAAGACGCACAGGAGCGCGTCGGCCAGGAGGTGCACGCCGGTCACGGCGCCGGTGAGAGCGCCCGAGAGCAGCTTCGAGCTCGACGACTGCAGCGCCTTCACGGCGTCGTTGATGTACTTCGTGTAGTCCGACGTCGTCAGGTTGAACGGCGGCCCGGCGAGGAAGTCCTGGATCACCTTGATCCGCGACGTCGTCTCCTTCTCCAGCGCCGGCAGCCCCGACCTGACCTCGAGCACCACGAGCAGGATCAGCCCGCCGAAGACGACGATGGCGGCGAGCAGCACGGCCACGATCGCGATCCACTTCGGCCAGCGCCGGTGCACGAGCCCCGTGACGAACGGCTTGAGCAGCGCCGAGATGAGCAGCGCGATCAAGAACGGCACCACGATCTCGCTGAGCGTCTCGATCAGCCAGACGAGGGCGGCGAGGCAGGCGAGCACGACGAGGATCCGCCAGCCCCACGCGCCCGCGATCTTCATGCCGCGCGACACGGTGTCGTCGGCCGACGCGGTCGCCGGGCGGGGGCTCTTCTCAGCGGACGTGCCGCCGAAGCTCGGAAGTCTCATTGCTGCATTCTGCCCGTGCGCGCCGGGGCGGGGCCGACGCCTGGCCGCAGAGCGACGACCCGACGACTCCTGCGAGAGGCATCAGGGCGCAGGATCGGCGAGAGCTACCCGTTCCCCCCGCCCGACGACCCGCCCGAGGCCTGCGCGCCCGGCGACGCCGTCGACGTGCCGGTGCCTGTGGCGCCGGTGCCCGTCCCCCCGGTCGACGTGCCACCCGTCGACGTGCCGCCGGTCGTGCCGGTGGAGCCGCCGGCTCCTGCGGATGTCGACGACGACGACCCGCTGCTGTACGAGGAGCCGCCGACCAGGGTCGCGTCGGGCGTGCCGAACGTCCCGCCGCCGTACGCGGCGTCGAGCGACTGCAGGATCGGCTTGGCGATGTAGAACTTGATGTTGTAGCCGTACGTGCCGTTGATGTACGTGTCGTAGAAGTCGGTGCTGCCCGACACGTTGCCCACCCACGTGGCGGTCGCGACCTTCGTCGTCGAGGTGACGAGCCAGTTCTGCTCGGCGTTGTCGTTCGTGCCGGTCTTCGCGAGCATGTCGACGCCGTCGTTCGGGTTGGCGAGCACGCCGGTGGCGCCGCTCTGCGTGAGCACCGTCTTCAGCGCATACGCCATCGTGTTCGCGATGTTGGTCGGGACGGCCCGGGTGCAGGTCGTCTTGGTCGGGGTGATCGACCGGCCGTTCGCGCCCGTGATGCTGTCGATCGCGATGGGCGTGCAGACGACGCCGCCGTTCGCGATGCCCGCGTACGCCGTCGCCATGGTGAGCGGCGAGATCTCGTTGACGCCGAGGATGCTCGACGGCGTGCTGCTCAGGGTGCCGCCGGTGGCCGCCGTGTGCACGTCGAACGCCTTCGCGATGTTGCGGATCGTGCACAGGTCGAGCTGCTTGCCCATCTGCGCGAAGACGGTGTTGATCGACTCCGCGGTGGCGTCGAGCACCGACATGCTGCTCGGCACCGACTCGGCGTTGGCGACCGACCAGTCGGGTGTTCCGTTGATGTTGACGCAGGAGTTCGAGAACTCCGACACGGGGTAGTCGTGCTGGGTCGTCGACACGTACTCCGACAG is from Frondihabitans australicus and encodes:
- a CDS encoding DUF1992 domain-containing protein, translating into MARPDDHATPDPSVAAARYRLARGSGAGPAAARGGLTGVAGGGATTGGDADERPRPTADQLRSIAKTSLDLAIERGEFDHLPLAGKPLPGLTGTHDPDWWIKAKIEREGLTGVAPPALSLRTENEQLDDLLDTMATESSVRATVAGFNDRVVEARRQLTGGPPVVTPTRDPDVEVIRWQERRDARRAEAARQAAALVAAQPRTWRERRAARAAARASRRRPS
- a CDS encoding AI-2E family transporter; amino-acid sequence: MRLPSFGGTSAEKSPRPATASADDTVSRGMKIAGAWGWRILVVLACLAALVWLIETLSEIVVPFLIALLISALLKPFVTGLVHRRWPKWIAIVAVLLAAIVVFGGLILLVVLEVRSGLPALEKETTSRIKVIQDFLAGPPFNLTTSDYTKYINDAVKALQSSSSKLLSGALTGAVTGVHLLADALLCVFATIFMLIDGDGVWKWVVRLFPKRARGAVDGAGQSGWITLTTFVRVQIFVAAVDGLGVGLVAFFLGLPLAVPIGVLVFLASFIPVVGAIVSGVFAVVIALVFVGPIQAIIMLAGVLGVHLLEAHVLQPLVMGNAVKVHPLAVVFAVAGGSYVAGIPGALFAVPTIAVLNVMISYVARGDWRGKPLAPELGSGPSNSKEAGEERAAEEVVPETGHAPQ